The nucleotide sequence gtcttttgacagcaggcggTATACATCCTtattctacagcgacgtcttttggcgttgctgtagaagaggctgatgagcgctcctgtgtaacgaacagctcctgatcttagagaagcctgcTGATTACAGCTGGTGTCGGAAAACATTCaggccccagctgtttaaccctttgatcgcgtgGGCGGTGAcagcggcaagatcaaagggaactccccgcttTGATCTCATAATCGGAGACCCGGTGACGTGATCCAAcaacggggaatccctctgcagtcagccctggggacctacaaaggaccccagggctgtctgttcagtgtgCCTGTTCAGTGTGCCTtctgttagggcacactgtgttgcccgatcagcagcctgtgtcatagtgacatagtgtaatgtattagcatacaggagcatgctaatacattacaagcaaAAAAGAAAgttataaagttatcccttaatgagattaaaaaaagaaaatgtgtcTTTGttctgcataaaatatattttttattgcccctacactaaatataaaaaaaaaacaacctacacatattcggtatctaaATGActataataacctgaagaattaatctaacatgttatttagcgtgaaacatgaacgggataaaaaataaacaagaaaaactgcagaaaatcaCTTTTTCTTTATATTcaggccgtaaaaaaataaataaatctacctcaaaactatgaaaaaaaaaataatacaatttctcccgcataaaacaaggcctcatacggccacgtcaatgaaaaaataaaaaaagttatggctgctgaaatgcagagaggtaaaaactgaaaaatgtaactggtcattaaggggttaaaggaatgcTAATAAACCTAGAAACAAATCATAAAAGTAAACCTGAGAACATTTACTACACTgttccaataatttttgtattctCCTAGAGCAAATAGTCTTGCACAGAGCACAGGGTTAATTTCCTTCCGATCTCAACTATTTGTGGCCAGCAGATGACCGAGAAGGTGGGGCTTAGTCTAAAAGGTGGGGCTTAATATTTTGTCTCTTATTGCAGACTGAGCAGTGTGGTAGGCTCGTTCTACAGCCAGTTGTCTCAGTCAGACATAAGATTGAGAGTTTGAGAGAAAAACGGCTGACCTTCTAGGAGACACAGAAAGACCGAAGCAACTAATTCTTTATtatttggccactagatgtcagcatatttgaacatttttatttttacatagccatgaccaaaaaatatatatacaagaaaGTGTCCATTTATGATCTTGTTTCTTGAAAGGTTTTTTGTCAATGTCAATTTTTGGCcacaatagaatatattttatagtTTTTGAGACCATTTTAGTTACATTCAACTGTAGAAATGATGCCCTGGTGGTCTGCACACCACGATGCTATGGTATGTGATCCCTTATTGAACAGGTCAGCATGAGCTCCATATGAGCTTTCCTAAATATCTTTTCTAACAAATATAGCTTACAACTTGTGACTGACAAGATATCTGTATTTTGATttgctatttttttaaaattaatatttATTGGGGAGAGTTGGGTAAATTATTATAGTTCTATTCTGCAGATAGACTGCATATCAGAAGGTAGGAAACTTCTCTTGCTGCAGACAGCATGCAAACACTACATGTACTGCCGGACAGAGATCAAATTTGAAGAACAGCACATGGATGCTATGCAAAAAATATAGGAATTGCTCGCAAAGCGTTTATTTGACGCGTTTTACACAGCGAACAATGCGGCAAAAGCATGCTTTAaacttcccattgacttcaatagaaaaacacattgtagtgcatacgacacggttttttttacgcgcgcgtgttttttaaaaaaaaaaacctcgctGTGTAAAGAAAGACGTATCGGGTAAATTCTTGGCGCATAAAACGCGCCGAAAACgcacctaattcccatagtcaatgggaatcCGAAAAACATGCCAAAAAAGCCTGTACGTTAAAAAGGGCTTTCAAAGACGCTAGCATTTTTGCCgcgtttacgcgtcgtcgttttttttttgttttttttagcgctgtgtgaacaaggccttaaaagcAGTTCTTTTTCCTGCAGCGTGTGCATTGTGGTAGTCCCTGTCTCTTGTCATTTATTTTTCCTACACTTTTTCTTTTTCAGGTGGATAGTAGACATGGAAGGAGCTCCAGGGACACTGTATGAAGGAGAAAAGTTTCAACTTCTTTTTAAGTTCAGCAGTCGATACCCTTTTGATTCCCCTCAGGTAAGATATttgtaggcttcatgcacacgaccgtattacaGATccttaatacagcacccatagaagtctatatcaGATATTACATACTGTACATCCACGTGCCCCTGATTTCATACAGCggcagattattattttttcacaggATTATAAAAAAGTCATGCTGTATTACAGAGAGATCTTCCCCTGGAAGCATTGCTTCTGCGGGGGAATACAAAGGCATATGGGTAACAAAATAGTAAAAACAACTGCGTAGGATTATTCAGTGGCTGTTCATgcatttttattcaaataaaccAAATATTAAAAAGTTTACTTATGTATGGAAAATTAATTCAAAATTAAATTTATggtataaatgtctgagatgcagATCCCACCTCTCGTTTCAGATcctctttgttttttttggttttttttagccacagtagagttcaatgggaggcgtctttttcccgcgagcggtaaaaccgtctcgcgggagaaagaagggacatgccctatcttcgggtgtttacgcctctgacctcccattaacatcaatgggaggcagagaaagcgtatttcgcagagttttatgcccgcggtgctcaatggccgcaggcgacaaacgctgcgaaaatctgcgtgcagggagaggaaaatctgcctctaaattccgaaatggaattttgaggcagattttccgcctgcaaaaaactgtgtgaacccagcctaacccctGCACAGCACTGTACTTTTACGGGGCTGGCTGGAGgtactgagccagcgccatcagcagtgggtgtcggcTGAAACATATAGTGGGACACCCTGCTGCAGCGGCCAGGTACAGAGCGATCTCTTATtgcagccgtttaacccctttgatgccagATTCCATAGCGACTGCAACATCTAAGGAGTTTGATAGTGTTTCACTAATTAGATATTCGAAGATAtcgcaaaataaaaatgtcacacACGATAGCTAAGAGAATAACAATGTGactttactgtgtgtgtgtgtgtgtgtgtgtgtgtgtgtatatgtatatgtgtgtatatatatatatgtatgtgtgtatatgtatatatatatatatatatatatatatatatatatatatatatatattatctctaCAAGACAAGCAACAAAATATATAGAATGGCATAAAAAGTAAAGGAATGGTCACTTAGCTTTAGGCCTTGGGGAAAGCTTTGTTGCGTTCCCCAAAACCCAAGGAATATCTCATGGAGTGTAGTGTAATCTCTAGACATCTGTTTCAAATGCGTTTATCCCTCCTTGAGGGGCACCACCGTTTATACCCTCCATGCCCTATTCACCGCAGTTAGTACAAGATTCTCCCAAAGACCCTTGTTCTCACCAAAGCTCCCTTATCGGCAGGTGTGTATGTGTGAGTACATGATGTGAACTCCTACTCTTAGGAATGCATAATGTCCTTGTGCTACCTCTGTCATCTTATCGGCACCCCTCGCCAATTTGTTGCCATAGACTGGAGCCGATTAGGCTAACGCTGAcatgtataatacactgcattacataaGCAGTGCGGTATATTATGTAAGTGATCAAATAATCCCATATTCAAGTTTTCTTGGTAAACtaataaatattgtaaaaaaatcccaagtaaaataaaaaaaataaaaattgcactttttgaCACTGACCAATGCTTTTTTATGGTCACATTTTATAGCTATAAAATTACCACGTCgtttatcctgcaaaaaacaatgccagaatggcgtttttgttttttttgttcatcACGCCTCacaagaaaatggaataaaaagtgatcaaaaagttttatgtaccccaaagttGTACCAATGTAAACTTCTTCAGAtggtttagtgaaaaaaaaaaaaaaagcccttctaCAGTtccgttgacagaaaaataaaaatgttatgtgcTGGAATGTTGcagcacacagaaaaaaaaattattacaaaaaagTGTTGTGCGCAAGTagcaaaacctaaaaaaatacaatataaatttggtgttgccATAAAGCTACTGACCTGGAGAATAAAGCGAACTTGTTGTTTATACAAaacggcgaacgccgtaaaaacaaaacggcAATGGCTGAATTGCTGTAGAagtttatttggggggggggggggggtgtctgtgtTTTGTCTCATGTATTAGGCTTAGATTCATCATTCCATGttctcacttgctgcctaatatcttAACGGTGGTCCTCTTTATTGCAGGTCATGTTCACTGGTGATAATATCCCTGTCCATCCTCATGTTTATAGCAACGGTCATATCTGTTTATCTATTTTAACAGAAGATTGGTCTCCTGCGCTGTCCGTGCAATCGGTTTGTCTTAGTATAATCAGCATGCTGTCCAGTTGCAAAGAAAAGGTACAGTGTGAACCTCGATATCCCGACGTCCACCGGCACTGCACTGAAGCTCTAGTTTGGAGCCCAAATAAAACATTGTCTAACAATTGGGATTTATTATAATCTTTTGGTTGACAAGCAGAAACAATGCAATGTGGGAAATTTCCCTGCCCTTACAATTTAATGgcaggcagcagaatacagaattcttggcagcctgtattctctcacagaatacaggctgctgtacAAGGAACCTACTGATCACCACTACATGGCAATAGCAGGGAATTGTAATTCTCTGTCTTGCTTGTAAAGGAAGAGATTGTATTAAACATTGATAGGGAATCTTCAAAGTAATTGCAATCAAGAATTTCTCTTTGAGTTTTAtatatgtgatttatttttattttttctgtcatgCACTAATGTTAAAGGCTATATTAACTTTTGAAAGGCAAAtttttatgaacttagatgtgatagtttacaggtggatcctgtgtgtcagacacgCAGAATCTGCTGTCGCTGAACCCGTCAGgcccacgggactgacggattcagtgaataccgagcaatacagagcagctgtatcttaaagtaaaaatagtttttaataagtatttacaaagttacatctgtgtcttttttttccaGCTTATTAACTATGTAACACTGAGGCACCTTTTTAtgcaaacatgtttttttttgcctttcaaTGGTTTACATCGCTTTTAAAGGCTTTTTCCAGGATTTAACATTTATGGCCTGTTCTTAGGATGGAGTATCAGGGCTGCTGGAGTGCCAAGACCCTGTCACTGCAGCACCCATCATAGCTCTGCCCTCGTCCCTGCCTGGTACTACAGATTAGCCCTGGTCACTTATATAGAGTGCAGCTTCAGTACCGTAAACagccatacatacatagatagcgTTGTTTGGGGTACTGCATGGAAGAGTCACAAAGTCTCAGCAACCCCCAGTACCTCCCTTTTAATACATTGATGTTAATATAATACCTTACATTTTAAATAATCCAAACACACTGTAGCGTATATATATTTTGGGAGAATAGTACAACTCCAAGCCCAGAATATTGTCATTCTTGCAGGTTAGGCGGGTCACGCCATAGCTGCATTAAACTGGTGTTTCTAATGGCATCTGTTTAGATAGCATGGCTGTATCACGTCAGCGCCCCCCACTGTAGCAGGAGAATTGTGCAGGGCAGTGTATTTTATCGGTATAAAGATTAAATAAGGTCAGTTAATTAATAGCGCAGGAATGTGACCTAGTTTTTTCTGCTTACTCATATTCTCAGCATGCAACCTGTGCACCTTGATGAGTAATCGCTTTGTACTCAGCCGGCGTCACCAGGGTCAGTCCTGTCTGAGATCATAGAACTCTTGACTTTCTCTTAACAATGAAACGTGAATTATTTACAGCGTTCCCCCAGTTACGATATATGTGCAAGACTTACCAAGATGTATCATTTCATCATTTATCTCCTCCGCTGCTTTTCCTAAACTCTGCTGATATTGCTGCAGGGACCTGCTCATCAAAGAAGAATTACAATCAAAAATGTTTTGGGGCTTCCCTGTTTGTAACTCGGGGGGCTTAAACAACACTGTGGTTAAAATACTCTTCTATGGCTTTATCTTGTAGTTTCAGCTGCCGTTCCGTCGCATGACGCCCGCTCTGACTGAATATTACAGAATCTGCTAGGTGAACAAGAAGTCAGTCTTTGTATTACAGCCTTGATGTGAGTCTCATAGCAATGAATAGAGAGACACTGGGGCAGATTAATAAATCTATTGCATCTTTACGCTGGCTGTGCAACACTGGCGGGCCCCATCCCTCCCGATCGgacataaaatgttaaaaaaaatgacttATTTCACTTCTCCGCCCGGATCCTTTCCGGCTCCTACATCAGGCGCATCAGTAGCGCATAAAAGGTCCTGACACCGAGCAGCTTTTGTGGACATTCAATGCGACGCAGATACACGGGTCACAATGTCCGACaccaggatggtttttgctgaaTGACTTATAAAGCCCTGACGATATGtgacatcaggaccttgtatgcgctATGGCCTAATGTAGGAGCCTGAGAAGATCCGAGGAGGAGAAGCAGAGCAGTGAGGTtagtacatttttatttattttttgaatatttgaTCATTTTGGTGGAGAGTACAGGGCCTGGTAAGAACCTACCtgaccacagagtgaaatctacaccagATAGCAGCTagtgtagatttccgctataacgcacgccagtttctggcataaatggcGGAAAAAAAAATCGGGCTGCAGTTGGACACGCCCTTTTACTAAGATCCATCTACTTTTTTGCAAGAAAAGTATAGAGAGTGGTGTAAACAGCCCAAAAGTCACACTTTTTCCCAGAAATTTCAAATTGAGTAGTCAGCAAATTTTCTACACACGAAAACTGGCGTAGACAAGTTGATACatatgcgccccccccccccccctaaactgACTTCAtgtccacacagcagacgctgtaaGATTAATTTAGTCTGAGCGAAGGTAATTGGATGAAACGGCAGCCCGGGAACGGAGGCTGAAACGACAAGATAAGCGATAGAGGAGTTTTCTATCCACAGTATGTGTCGCTTATGCCACCTCAATTACAAACATTTTTCTTGGGATTTTTCTTGAAGGATTTTCATGCTCCTAAAATGAAGTAAAGGTGACGGAGTGGGCTGTGCTTTTTAGGCTCCTATATTCAGTATGGAAGGCTTACACTTCGGCGCCTATCATAAACAATAGAAGTTATGCCACAGAGGCTCCTGTTCTGAATATAGGAGCTTTGGAAATTAATCCCATGCTCAGCCTCTTCTGTATCTTATGAGAAGTGTACAGCATCTGCTGCAATATCAGATAAAGCAATTTCATGGCATAGCCGGGCAGTATGGGGCATCACCCTAAGGTCTTGTCCACTCATTTCGGGCGGTTTTTCAACAGAGTTTGTGTTGTGTGGCCCATCCATAGAGTAAATGCTGCTGAATGGAGCTCTGGGCAAGATCTATGAAATGCTTCCACtgattccatttataatgtgttaGGAAATTTCTGATAATGCAGTTCCCAAATATTGTGTCAAGAGCACCTTTAAGCAACTCCACTCTATTGGAAATGGTCAGTAGCTCTGAatttatattgttgtttttttatactttctcATTCTTGTTTACAGAGAAGACCTCCAGATAACTCATTTTATGTAAGAACATGCAACAAAAATCCAAAGAAAACAAAATGGTGGTATCATGGTAAGTGCATGAGGCGTGGTATAGAGAGATTCCACTAAAGTGTATgacaaaagtgtgtgtgtgtatcttttAGTTAATGGGTTTGACCATTTCAGCGACTCCCATTGCTTAGAGGTACATAAAACCATGTGTGCTGCATTTTCCATAGACCAAACATAACACTGGCATAGGGCACCACCTCTCCAACCGGACAGTTCATTGAATTTCTGCCTACCTTAAGGCTGCCAGCTGCGCTGTTATTACGAAGTGATATCCTCTGCGAGCTACAATGCTGAGCTGTGAAGAGGCAGGCCACACACGCGGAATGGGAGCTTTTAGTAATGAAGCACAGAGCATGTGACATTTGCCCTGTGGGAACACAATTTATGGGCCTCAGGAGCTTTACTTAGtggtttccatggctgagcagccACACACAAGCCTGAGATCACCTTATGGACTCACATGCAATGTCTGGAATAGTGTAAAACGTGACTCCACTGCAGTAGTGAAAACACGTTCTGTCATACGTGACTATTTGGAATTCTATTCGAGTAAACTGTGATTGGTCAGAGCTGGAAAAAGGCTTTTTGCATGGTGCCAGGTATAAGATTTTATGGGGGAGGgatgatggtctggggctgttttttcaTGGTTTGGTCTGAGCCCTCTGTTTCAGTCAAAGGATATCCAATGATACAGCATCCAGAAACCACAAAGAGACATTTTTGCTTCCAACTTTGGGTATGACCCTTTCTTGTTTCATAATGACTGTGTGCTCCTCGGCACAAATGATCCATAAAAATGTCTTCGTTCAGGCTAGTCAAGTTATTTCATGCCAAACTTGGCAGAGACCtgtcctcaaccccatcaaaccacTGAGTGCCGAAGGGCTAACTAGGTTTTATCTCCCCAACATCAGTGCCCAAGCACTCCATATTAATGGCCATGTTTTTGAAATGACAAGTTTGGTTGTCCATGTACTTTTGGCCATGTAGTGCATATCTTGAGAATTTGGTCAGTCAGTTAAATGCAAACTATTTAGGAAAATGTCTGATTCTAATTGGGGAGGGGGAGCAGTTAGTAATTTCTTAAAGTGGAGCTCTCAGACAGGACTTCCTGTATAACATGCTGCCCTCAGATATGACAGCAAGAGATGCTGGCCacaactataatatatatatatatatatatatatatatatatatatatatatatatatatatatatatatatatatgtgtgtatgtatgttcgcTCGTTCCATTGGGGAACACAGACCTGAGGCTGGACACTAAGAATTAAAAAAGTGGCCCCTCATACATGATATACCCTGCCTACAGACACTGAGCTTTTTAGTCTTCGCTTAGTGTCCGTAGGAGGCAGACACTTCTGATGTTGCAGCAGAGTCTACCATTTTTTGttagtttatttttattctattttttcctTTTACAGCTGGGAAATCTGATGACTGATGTCTCCCTGTTTTACCCCTCATGGCGGGCACACGGTGTTGTCATCATACAAAAGCGCCATTGCTCTCCCTGCCTATGAAGACAAGTGGGACAAGAGTGTCAGCTCCTCCATCACCCACCAGCCTAAGGAGCACCTCTTGCAATCTCTCCTACCCATGTCTCTCCTTACCAAAGTGTGATCCACGGAGGGGGAGCTCCTGCTGGTCGCACATCTGGGAGAAAGAGGATGAAGAGGGAGAGTGTTACAGCTACCCCCTCTCCCACCCGGATCTCCGCTTaatagcactgcagaacacactttCTAGGTTCCCCTGGGAATCTCCCTGCTGGTCGCTTACTTTTTTAGGGGTTTACAGACTCCTAACTTCCTTTATTTCTTTCTTTAACAGGCGCCATTTTCTGCTGGTTAGAGCCGGCGGTGCCATTTTGCGGCTGTGTGTACCCAGCAGGGGAAGGGCCCTCCGCTCATCCAATTATGTGACCACTCGCCTTTTTTCATTCTGCCCTCATGGGGATTCAACATCTCTCCGATTAAGTACTCAGGAGCACATAACCGCCAGCGATCAATCGCAGTGGTTTGGGAGAATGGCCTaactttccctccctccctctctctttctctttctctgttTCTGACAGATACTGCTGGGGACACAGGACCTCCTGTCCACCATGCCTTGCTGTTTCTTTTTGCCTTCGGACAAGAGCAAAGCAAATTCTCTAGCCCTCAGtctctgaggtttttttttgctcGAAGTAGGAGTGTGTATTTTCTAGCCTTGATAAAGGCAACGATTGCTTCCTAAGTGTAGTATTCTATTGTGCAGTACCTGAATGGTATCATTGGCCATTTCACACCAACAGTTTTTCCCAGTGTGGGGTGTAGTGATCCCCTCTACCTCAATGTCTGATCCTAACGGAGAACCTTCCCGCCAGACACCTATTACAGTCCATCTTGCCTGCTCTAAATGCAGCACTAAGTTTCCCTGAGGTCCGCCTGCTATGTGAATCATGCTTGCCAAACGCCTGTGGCTCCTGCACCCCTACTAGCCCCAGCGTTGCCCATGCCTGGTATGGTAGGTTTTGGTCTGGAATGGGCCCACTTCTTTTCTAGGACCATAGATAACCTTGCGGACATAACTCAGTCCATGATGGGCATGGTGGTTCACCTTTCTGACCTGCCTTCCCCGGGCACTCTGTTCATGCCTTCCTCAAGTGACAGACCCCAAAAATGGGGCAGGTCCGCTCCATTGACTTCCCTTTCACTGTCATTTTCTGCCTAACTCTGCCCCCACCAACACCACCACCTGAGTTGCAGTCCAGTGCCTCCTCTCCTCTTATCAGAGGGCTGAAATTTTCTGTTTCCGATATGATTCGGTGGACAAGGACTACTACTCTGCCTATGCCAGACGCTATTTATTTCAAGGATGCTCTGGATTTCCATGTGGGATACTTTGCAAAGTCCGCCTTTGAGTCCTCCAGTTATGCCTTACATACTATTTTTGCCTCTACCTGATTCAGGAGACCTGCCACTGAATCGGCACATAAATAGTCATGGCTTTCTCTCCAGGACTCCTTCAAGGAATTGGTGGATCTGGCCCATCTTCTCTTTAATGGGTCCAAGTACCTGTGCAAAGCTGCTCTTGACCTTGCCCGAATGGTGGCTCAGGCTTCGGCTTCTACCATTGCTATCCACAGAATGACCTGACTAAATGCGTGGTCTGCAGCTATAGCTTCAAAGCGGTCCCGGACCGCGATTCAATTTTCTGGTTCCCATCTCTTTGGGACCAGATAGGAAAAAATAATCTCAAGGGCTACTGGTGGCTAGAGAACCCACCCTCCCCAGAACATGGTCAAATGGACCGCCCCTGTCAAAAAGCCAGGTCCTTGTTTTCGATCCTTTTGGTGGGTTTTCCGATACAGTCTTCCAGACAACAGGCACACCAGAACCAGAAGTCTCAACCccgagcttaaagggaacctatcaccagcatttcacctattgaactttacttatccctcactggtcactgctatcaaaagtttattGCCCTTATCCCCTCTCCCAAACTCCCCctgcgactgtaaataacggtctgccaaCATTtcacgctttttatcgtaatactccggtgtccctttgtgcgcacacactagTATAGGACAtccatgcacaagcgcaggattttgtgtgcttggGGAagatgaggagctgtcaatcaaaagtaaggaggcggggtaaactgagAGACTTGAAgattgaagatatgactcttttatgctcattagcctacggtgtgggaacactaaaaaactgaatactaaagctacagagccgactaaaaaGACTGttgtatagaaattatttttcacccactaccgccaggtattgctggtttaataggtgaaattctggtgacaggttccctttaatccgCTAGAGCTAGTAAGTCTGCTTCCGTCTGAAGGTGCACCTCTACTCAATTAAGTTTTCGTGGGGGGCAGACTTCTGCATTTCAAGCACGTCCGGTTCTCCCACATTTCGGATGCTTGGGTTCAGGAAGTGGTATCCTCAGGATACAAAGTTGAATTCACCAGTCTGCCCACAGAGCGTTTCTTACAGTCCCCTGTTCCTCGGGCCTCCTCCAGGGCGGCCGCCTTTTTTCGATCAATCTGCTCCTTCAAGGTATCATTAATCCGATGCCCCTGACCCAAAGGTTTCAGGGGTTCTATTCCAACCTATTTGTCATACCAAAAAAGGATGGCTCTGTTCAACCCATCCCGGACCTCAAGCGTCCTAACACATATGTCAGGGTCCGCTATTTCTGCGTGGAATCCCTTAGATCAGTCATCGCTTCCATCAAACTGTGGGGGGGATTATTTTCTCAGTGGACAACAATGATGTGTATTTACCAGTCTCGCCAACGCTTCCGGTGCTTTGCAGTGtcgccccaccattacaaatttgtGGCTGTTCTGTTCAGCTTGGCTACGGCCCTGACAGTCTTCACAAAAATCCTGTCGGTCGGGATGGTGCTTCTTCGGACCGGGGGGTTGTCAGGCACACTTTGTATGGGTTCAGTTGGATTGTCGACCGTTCCAAATCTTGCCTGTTTCCCTCCCAGCAAATTGTGTTCCTGGGCATGGCCTTCGACTCTGTCTGCGAGAGTGTTCCTTCCTCAGGACCAGCTGTTGCTTCTTCAGGACAGAGTTTGCTCATTGCGCAAAACCTGATGTCATCCAGGTTCAATCGCTAGGTTCCCTGCTTCATCTCCCAAGTTTGGAATCCAGAGGCCAATGCTGTGGACGCTCTCATGGCTCTATGGACCTGCTTCAGGCTCCTGTACATGTTCCCTTCACTGCCTTTCCTGCCTCAGCTACTCCGACGG is from Rhinoderma darwinii isolate aRhiDar2 chromosome 5, aRhiDar2.hap1, whole genome shotgun sequence and encodes:
- the UBE2W gene encoding ubiquitin-conjugating enzyme E2 W isoform X2, with translation MFWKRLQKELLALQNEPPPGMTLNEKSVQNSITQWIVDMEGAPGTLYEGEKFQLLFKFSSRYPFDSPQVMFTGDNIPVHPHVYSNGHICLSILTEDWSPALSVQSVCLSIISMLSSCKEKRRPPDNSFYVRTCNKNPKKTKWWYHDDTC
- the UBE2W gene encoding ubiquitin-conjugating enzyme E2 W isoform X1; its protein translation is MASMQKRLQKELLALQNEPPPGMTLNEKSVQNSITQWIVDMEGAPGTLYEGEKFQLLFKFSSRYPFDSPQVMFTGDNIPVHPHVYSNGHICLSILTEDWSPALSVQSVCLSIISMLSSCKEKRRPPDNSFYVRTCNKNPKKTKWWYHDDTC